A genomic segment from Geitlerinema sp. PCC 7407 encodes:
- a CDS encoding cation:proton antiporter: MLESFLWILGMGFFGGQIARRLGAPALVGMVLIGIVLGPSVAHVLSPGLLAGAAPLRTVAVMVILMKAGLGLDRDKLAQQGTVALRLGFLPALGETLVVAIAAHWLFGLDWPTGLLLGCVLAPESPAVIVPGMLRLKSLGWGVTKGIPDAILTGSALSDVLMLLGFSLLLRFLAQGSAGTLAIAGFQVSAWVALPLQVLSQIGFGVGVGLLAARSLVSLLSRQNWTQNAVQDILLAACAALLLVVGAERLPFYSGYLAVMAMGFFLIEFDAPLARRLRTGFDGLWVIAEILLFGLLGASIEVSVLESVLLPGLLLLAVGTLVGRSLGWWLSTAGSNWTWQERLFLLPGNSAKATVQAAIGAIPLAQGLAGGEVVLALAALSILVTAPLGAWAIPTFAPRLLSRGAVDPTKVSVARQVVIVAAVDTSPLAAAVLTKAAELARRSNGTVLVVSVIRGSEAAIAPLQALTRQTLADIRHEFCPLSGPVPETIIEFAIARQAAEIVLGKRGHQAWDRVLVGSVSQAVLEASTIPVLLVEDEASGRSPEAS, from the coding sequence ATGCTAGAAAGTTTTCTGTGGATTTTGGGGATGGGGTTCTTTGGGGGGCAGATTGCTCGCCGCCTGGGAGCCCCGGCCCTCGTGGGAATGGTGCTGATCGGGATCGTGCTGGGGCCGTCGGTGGCCCATGTCCTGAGTCCTGGCCTGCTGGCGGGGGCAGCCCCCCTGCGCACCGTAGCCGTCATGGTGATCTTGATGAAGGCGGGTCTGGGGCTCGATCGCGACAAGCTGGCCCAGCAAGGCACCGTGGCCCTGCGCCTGGGCTTTTTGCCGGCCCTGGGCGAAACCCTGGTGGTGGCGATCGCCGCTCACTGGCTGTTTGGGCTGGACTGGCCCACCGGCCTGCTCCTGGGCTGCGTCCTAGCACCGGAGTCCCCCGCCGTCATTGTCCCCGGCATGCTCCGCCTCAAGAGTCTGGGCTGGGGCGTCACCAAGGGCATCCCGGACGCCATCTTGACGGGCAGCGCCCTGTCCGATGTGCTGATGCTGCTGGGCTTTAGCCTGCTGCTGCGCTTCTTGGCCCAGGGCAGCGCGGGAACCCTGGCGATCGCCGGTTTCCAGGTCAGCGCCTGGGTCGCCCTGCCCCTGCAAGTCCTCAGCCAGATCGGCTTTGGGGTGGGGGTGGGTCTGCTGGCCGCTCGCAGCCTCGTCTCGCTGCTCTCTCGCCAAAACTGGACCCAAAACGCCGTGCAGGATATCCTGCTGGCCGCCTGCGCCGCTCTGCTGCTGGTGGTCGGCGCTGAGCGTTTGCCCTTCTATTCGGGCTATCTGGCCGTCATGGCAATGGGCTTTTTCCTGATCGAGTTTGACGCGCCTCTGGCCCGCCGCCTGCGCACCGGCTTCGATGGCCTGTGGGTGATTGCCGAGATTCTTTTGTTTGGGCTGCTGGGGGCCAGCATCGAGGTCTCAGTGCTCGAGAGCGTCCTGCTGCCGGGGCTCTTGCTGCTGGCGGTGGGGACGCTGGTGGGGCGATCGCTCGGGTGGTGGCTCTCCACGGCGGGCAGCAACTGGACCTGGCAAGAGCGGCTGTTTCTGCTGCCCGGCAACTCCGCCAAGGCCACGGTACAGGCCGCCATCGGCGCGATTCCCCTGGCCCAGGGACTGGCGGGCGGTGAGGTCGTGCTGGCCCTGGCGGCCCTCTCGATTTTGGTAACCGCTCCCCTGGGGGCGTGGGCGATCCCCACCTTTGCGCCGCGCCTCCTGAGCCGCGGGGCCGTGGACCCGACCAAGGTCTCGGTGGCTCGGCAGGTGGTGATCGTCGCCGCCGTAGACACTTCGCCCCTGGCTGCGGCGGTCCTGACCAAGGCGGCAGAGCTGGCCCGCCGCAGCAACGGCACGGTGCTGGTGGTGTCGGTCATCCGGGGGTCCGAAGCGGCGATCGCCCCCCTCCAGGCCCTCACCCGGCAAACGCTAGCCGACATTCGCCACGAGTTTTGTCCGCTGTCCGGCCCGGTCCCCGAAACCATCATCGAGTTTGCGATCGCCCGGCAGGCAGCAGAGATCGTCCTGGGCAAGCGGGGGCATCAGGCCTGGGATCGGGTGCTGGTGGGCTCGGTGTCCCAGGCC